DNA sequence from the Myxococcus guangdongensis genome:
ACTCCGCGGGCCAGCAGATAGGAGAGAGGCCCATGGTGGGCCGGAAGGAGCCGAGGATGCGAATCGAAATCCGAGCCCGACACTTCACCCTCACCGAGACCCTCCGCACCCACGTCGAGCGCCGCGCGCGCTTCGCCATGGGACGACTGTCGGACCGGGTCCGCGAGGTGACGGTGCGCTTGGAAGACATCAACGGCCCACGCGGAGGCGTGGACAAGGTGGCGAAGGTCACGGTGCGCCTGGAGCACGGCGGACAGCTCGCGTCGGAGGCGATGGACGCGACCTTCCCCGGCGCGGTGGACCGGGCCCTGGAGCGCGCCGGGCACGCCGTGGGCAAGGCACTGGGACGCTCGCACCGCCAGGACAGCGAGAGCGTGAGGACCGGCCCCTGGGAAGCCGAGGAGCAGCCCAGCCCCCTGTGAGGTGAAGCACCGCCGCGGGCCCTTCTCCCCGAAGGGCCCCGGCGATGTCAGGATGGGTCCATGACGCGCGGGGCCTGAGCGCTCGCGCGTCCCTTTCCTGGAGGCTTTCCGATGCAGACGGCGGGGACGGGCGTGCTGGCGCGAGGACGGGCCGCGTGGGCCCGGGCAAGGCAGCGCTGGTGGGTGCGCTGGGGCGTGGACCTGGTGCTGCTGGCGCTCGTCTTCACCGCCGTCGCGGCCTGGCAGACCCGGCACCTGCCCGGCTCCGGAGCCCCCGCGCCGGACTTCACCCTGCGGACCCTCTCGGGAGAGACGGTGTCGCTCGCC
Encoded proteins:
- a CDS encoding HPF/RaiA family ribosome-associated protein, with amino-acid sequence MRIEIRARHFTLTETLRTHVERRARFAMGRLSDRVREVTVRLEDINGPRGGVDKVAKVTVRLEHGGQLASEAMDATFPGAVDRALERAGHAVGKALGRSHRQDSESVRTGPWEAEEQPSPL